A region from the Silene latifolia isolate original U9 population chromosome 7, ASM4854445v1, whole genome shotgun sequence genome encodes:
- the LOC141590666 gene encoding uncharacterized protein LOC141590666 — MGCVKINADAEVSEGVGVSLGLVCRDDRGAVLWGISVVQDQVWEPHVAEAVAVSEGVKEAKRLGYKNIVMESDCAQVIEALNKKQAGRSSFMLVIDEVLCLSEYFNSVVWSFSSRVNNSVAHALAHIYPRISGRTEWSSVLPPTANDAVLFDLSILK; from the coding sequence ATGGGGTGTGTTAAAATCAACGCAGATGCGGAGGTAAGTGAAGGGGTAGGAGTGAGTCTTGGACTTGTTTGTCGGGATGATAGGGGTGCGGTTTTGTGGGGCATTTCTGTCGTGCAGGATCAAGTTTGGGAGCCGCATGTGGCGGAAGCTGTAGCAGTGTCGGAAGGTGTCAAGGAAGCGAAACGGCTGGGTTACAAGAATATTGTGATGGAGAGTGATTGTGCACAAGTCATTGAAGCGCTCAACAAGAAGCAAGCTGGTCGTAGTTCTTTTATGCTAGTTATAGACGAGGTCTTATGTTTAAGCGAGTACTTTAATTCTGTTGTTTGGTCTTTTTCGAGTCGGGTGAACAATTCTGTTGCCCATGCTTTAGCTCATATTTATCCTAGGATTTCTGGTCGAACGGAGTGGTCGAGTGTCTTACCACCGACTGCGAACGATGCTGTTTTGTTTGATCTTTCGATATTAAAGTAA